One genomic region from Pseudomonadota bacterium encodes:
- a CDS encoding adenylyl-sulfate kinase translates to MVIWVTGLSGAGKTTLCKAFWDLAKPHLPALVLLDGDEVREAFGHNLSYKEEDRILQVKRLQSMAQLLSQQGCIVVVGVLYNNPELLLWNRENFDDYFEVYLDASMNFIIEQDVKGLYAAAKKGKESNVVGVDIEWHIPVSPDLIFNADLREKPYKMAEQLIRNIPILARKIKV, encoded by the coding sequence ATGGTGATTTGGGTCACAGGGTTATCCGGCGCAGGTAAGACTACCTTATGTAAAGCATTTTGGGACTTGGCAAAGCCCCATTTGCCGGCGCTAGTGCTTTTAGACGGTGATGAGGTGCGCGAGGCTTTTGGACATAATTTGTCATACAAAGAGGAAGATCGAATTCTTCAAGTTAAAAGGCTCCAAAGTATGGCGCAGCTTTTGTCACAACAAGGTTGTATTGTAGTTGTCGGCGTACTCTACAATAATCCAGAACTATTGTTGTGGAATCGCGAAAACTTCGATGATTATTTTGAAGTATACCTTGATGCTTCCATGAATTTTATTATCGAGCAGGATGTTAAAGGCCTCTACGCTGCTGCTAAAAAAGGCAAAGAAAGCAACGTTGTTGGAGTGGATATTGAGTGGCATATTCCAGTAAGTCCAGACCTTATTTTTAATGCAGATTTGCGCGAGAAACCTTACAAAATGGCTGAACAGTTAATACGGAATATTCCAATATTAGCCAGAAAGATTAAAGTATAG